Proteins encoded in a region of the Flavobacterium sp. MDT1-60 genome:
- a CDS encoding co-chaperone YbbN, protein MLIDLNEDTLADLVAKNEKVVVQYSASWCGNCRIMKPKFKKLATENEAITFVLVDAENAPESRKLANVSNLPTFATFVNGQLVGETQTNKQEVLIDLVNAIA, encoded by the coding sequence ATGTTAATCGACTTAAACGAAGATACGTTAGCAGATTTAGTTGCTAAAAACGAAAAAGTAGTAGTACAATATTCAGCTTCATGGTGTGGAAATTGCCGTATTATGAAACCAAAATTCAAAAAATTAGCAACAGAAAATGAAGCTATCACTTTTGTTTTGGTTGATGCTGAAAATGCTCCGGAATCAAGAAAATTAGCCAACGTAAGCAACCTGCCTACTTTCGCCACTTTCGTAAACGGACAATTGGTTGGAGAAACACAAACCAACAAACAAGAAGTTTTAATCGACCTGGTAAACGCAATTGCTTAA
- a CDS encoding GNAT family N-acetyltransferase, which yields MITLKRTNSDDTDFKNLIVLLDQDLAIRDGEDHAFYNQFNKTDKIKHVIVFYENDTAVGCGAFREKESDVVEIKRMFVHSDFRKKGIASAVLAALEIWAKETGYAYTILETGKNQPEAINLYQKQDYTIIQNYPPYETMDNSVCMKKIL from the coding sequence ATGATTACGCTAAAAAGAACAAACTCTGATGATACTGATTTTAAAAATCTGATTGTTTTATTAGACCAGGATTTAGCGATCAGAGACGGAGAAGATCACGCTTTTTACAATCAGTTTAATAAAACCGATAAAATAAAACACGTTATCGTTTTTTATGAAAATGATACCGCAGTTGGTTGTGGCGCTTTTAGAGAAAAAGAATCAGATGTAGTAGAAATCAAACGCATGTTCGTTCATTCGGATTTTCGAAAAAAAGGAATTGCATCTGCCGTTCTTGCAGCATTGGAAATTTGGGCAAAAGAAACAGGTTATGCTTACACGATTCTCGAAACCGGAAAAAACCAGCCGGAAGCGATTAATTTATACCAAAAACAAGATTACACTATCATTCAAAATTATCCGCCTTACGAAACAATGGATAATAGTGTTTGCATGAAAAAGATTTTATAA
- a CDS encoding peroxiredoxin produces MSLVGKKFPSIAVDAISEMGDNLKINIFEEAVNNNKKVLLFWYPKDFTFVCPTELHAFQAALPEFEKRNTIVIGASCDTNEVHFAWLNTPKNNGGIEGVTYPILADTNRNLANILGILDIESTEYSEETDSVIIEGSNVTYRATYLIDETGKIFHESVNDMPLGRNVNEYLRMVDAYTHIQTKGEVCPANWEAGKEAMSADRLSTAEYLSAN; encoded by the coding sequence ATGTCTTTAGTAGGAAAAAAATTCCCAAGTATTGCAGTAGACGCTATCTCAGAAATGGGTGATAACTTGAAAATCAACATTTTTGAAGAAGCAGTAAACAACAACAAAAAAGTATTATTGTTTTGGTACCCAAAAGATTTCACTTTTGTTTGCCCAACTGAATTACACGCCTTTCAAGCTGCATTACCAGAATTTGAAAAAAGAAATACTATCGTAATCGGAGCTTCATGCGACACAAACGAAGTACACTTTGCGTGGTTAAACACTCCAAAAAATAATGGTGGAATCGAAGGTGTAACTTACCCAATTTTAGCGGATACAAACCGTAACCTTGCTAACATTTTAGGTATTTTAGACATCGAATCTACAGAATATAGCGAAGAAACTGATTCAGTTATCATCGAAGGTTCAAACGTAACTTACAGAGCAACTTACTTAATTGACGAAACTGGAAAAATCTTCCACGAAAGTGTTAACGATATGCCATTAGGACGTAACGTAAACGAATACTTACGTATGGTTGACGCTTACACTCACATTCAAACTAAAGGTGAAGTTTGTCCTGCAAACTGGGAAGCTGGAAAAGAAGCAATGTCTGCAGACAGATTGAGTACAGCTGAGTACCTTAGTGCTAACTAA
- a CDS encoding MFS transporter: MKTDNKPWYWIPLLNFASGLPYAVIISVSVIMYKNLGISNEDIGVYTSLLYLPWVIKPLWSPFIELNGTKRKWFLSMQLLISIAFLLVGFTIPTSGFFIMTLAIFWVAAFASASNDIASDGFYLLVLPKEQQSFFLGIRSTFYRLSLLAGNGLIVLFAGYLEHKYGDNTKAWSYTMIAVGLLMTFITVYNFFFTPKNEILSVKNNKEHHQNFATIFISFFKKKQIGLVLAFILVFRLGESQLLKMLSPFLLDKKEIGGMGLDTEAVGIIYGTLGIFALTIGGILGGIAISKQGLTKWMFPMFLAMHLPIIGFIGLAHFQPQEIFHLHLNFYFFEINSPLNLYTCITVILEQFGYGFGFTGFMMFLIHVAEGESKTAHYALATGFMALGMMLPGMLSGYIQQFLGYQNFFIWVFLATIPGLILSRFLIFPKDFGKKSEEV; encoded by the coding sequence ATGAAAACAGATAATAAACCCTGGTATTGGATTCCGCTTCTAAATTTTGCGTCAGGACTGCCTTACGCCGTCATCATTTCCGTTTCGGTGATCATGTACAAAAATCTCGGAATCTCTAATGAAGACATTGGAGTTTACACCAGTTTATTATATCTGCCCTGGGTTATCAAACCACTTTGGAGCCCGTTTATTGAGTTGAACGGAACCAAAAGAAAATGGTTTTTATCGATGCAATTGCTTATTTCGATTGCGTTTCTGTTAGTCGGTTTCACAATTCCGACAAGCGGTTTTTTCATCATGACTTTAGCTATCTTTTGGGTTGCGGCCTTTGCTTCGGCTTCTAATGATATTGCCAGTGATGGTTTTTATTTGTTGGTTTTACCAAAAGAACAACAATCTTTTTTCCTCGGAATCAGAAGTACTTTTTACCGACTTTCGCTTTTAGCCGGAAACGGATTAATTGTTTTGTTTGCCGGATATTTAGAACACAAATATGGTGACAATACCAAAGCCTGGTCGTACACGATGATTGCTGTTGGTTTATTAATGACTTTTATTACCGTTTATAATTTCTTTTTTACTCCAAAAAATGAAATACTTTCAGTAAAAAACAATAAAGAGCACCACCAAAATTTCGCTACTATCTTTATAAGTTTCTTTAAGAAAAAACAAATCGGTTTGGTATTGGCTTTTATTCTGGTTTTCAGATTAGGAGAATCGCAATTGCTTAAAATGCTGAGCCCTTTTTTATTAGACAAAAAAGAAATAGGCGGAATGGGATTAGACACTGAAGCTGTTGGAATTATCTACGGAACTTTAGGTATTTTCGCTTTAACAATTGGAGGAATTTTAGGAGGTATTGCGATCTCTAAACAAGGACTTACCAAATGGATGTTTCCAATGTTTTTGGCAATGCATTTACCAATTATTGGTTTTATTGGATTAGCTCATTTTCAGCCGCAAGAAATTTTCCACCTGCATTTAAACTTTTATTTTTTCGAAATAAATTCTCCACTTAATCTCTATACCTGCATAACGGTTATATTGGAACAGTTTGGATACGGTTTTGGATTTACTGGCTTTATGATGTTTTTAATACATGTTGCCGAAGGAGAATCAAAAACAGCACATTACGCATTGGCAACCGGATTTATGGCTTTAGGAATGATGTTACCGGGAATGTTAAGCGGTTACATACAACAATTTTTAGGCTATCAGAACTTTTTTATCTGGGTTTTTCTAGCGACAATTCCGGGATTGATTCTGTCCCGTTTTTTAATTTTCCCGAAAGATTTTGGGAAAAAATCTGAAGAAGTTTAA
- a CDS encoding glycoside hydrolase family 3 protein, whose translation MKMTAEALRQKVGQFFFPAVFINDTEENIQETERLIKEHNIGGLTFFHSRASAATNYESKKKVVFNDDSYQKIKALIVRYQKAASTPLLISIDAEWGLAMRIEKTPQYPYAITLGALPESKSDLVYEVGKQIGLDLKAAGIHYNLSPLADINNNPNNPVIGYRSFGENKEKVANFAVEYLNGMSEVGVLGCLKHFPGHGNTNVDSHLGLPVLKETLEELLENELYPFIKGIENNVDSIMIGHLAVPSLNDGKDTSATLSKAVIQTLLREKLGYDGLVISDALNMHSVSKLYETKGDLEWEAFNAGNDILCFAENVPEGIEAILKNASPERIEESFNRIMKAKEKVGILSENQFTSGELNFKKASELNFEIAQDSITKIIGNSISALAFEAQKNNQLAKLSLYKNVENTFFQTINSKLKSPEFAFENLEVSAISKIKKELENFEIILISLFVPKAKPMNNFEINDEVLELLSDLLQTKKCIVYVFGNPYVLPIIPNLSKASGLIQVYQDFEEFQKNAGIQFLENKVCKGNLPVNIDLQ comes from the coding sequence ATGAAAATGACAGCTGAAGCATTAAGACAAAAAGTGGGACAATTCTTTTTTCCCGCTGTTTTCATCAACGATACCGAAGAAAATATTCAGGAAACCGAACGTTTAATCAAAGAACACAACATTGGCGGACTGACTTTTTTTCACAGCCGTGCGAGCGCGGCAACCAATTATGAAAGCAAGAAAAAAGTTGTCTTTAATGATGACAGTTATCAAAAAATCAAAGCCTTAATTGTTCGTTATCAAAAAGCCGCTTCGACGCCACTTTTAATCAGTATTGATGCCGAATGGGGTCTAGCCATGCGCATCGAAAAAACACCGCAATATCCTTATGCGATTACCCTTGGCGCTTTACCGGAAAGCAAATCAGATTTGGTTTACGAGGTTGGAAAACAAATTGGTTTAGACTTAAAAGCAGCCGGAATTCATTATAATTTATCGCCTTTGGCAGATATTAACAATAACCCAAATAATCCCGTTATTGGCTATCGTTCTTTTGGTGAAAACAAAGAAAAGGTTGCCAATTTTGCTGTAGAATATTTAAACGGAATGTCGGAAGTTGGTGTTTTAGGCTGTCTGAAACACTTTCCCGGACACGGAAATACCAATGTCGATTCGCATTTAGGATTGCCGGTTTTAAAAGAAACTTTAGAAGAATTATTAGAAAACGAATTATATCCGTTCATCAAGGGAATCGAAAACAATGTTGACTCCATTATGATCGGACATTTGGCGGTTCCAAGTTTAAATGACGGAAAAGACACTTCGGCCACTTTATCAAAAGCAGTTATTCAAACGCTTTTACGGGAAAAATTAGGTTATGATGGTTTAGTAATTTCTGATGCTTTAAACATGCACAGCGTTTCCAAACTATACGAAACAAAAGGCGATTTAGAATGGGAAGCATTCAACGCCGGAAACGATATTTTATGTTTTGCTGAAAATGTTCCCGAAGGAATTGAGGCCATTCTTAAAAATGCTTCTCCGGAAAGAATCGAAGAAAGCTTCAACAGAATCATGAAAGCCAAAGAAAAAGTTGGAATCCTATCTGAAAACCAATTTACTTCAGGCGAATTAAACTTCAAAAAAGCATCCGAATTAAACTTTGAAATCGCTCAGGATTCCATCACAAAAATCATTGGTAATTCAATTTCAGCATTGGCTTTTGAAGCACAGAAAAACAATCAGTTAGCCAAATTGAGTTTATACAAAAATGTCGAAAATACTTTCTTTCAAACTATAAATTCAAAACTAAAGTCGCCAGAATTTGCTTTTGAGAACTTAGAAGTTTCTGCTATTTCCAAAATCAAAAAAGAGCTTGAAAATTTCGAGATCATTCTTATTTCCTTATTTGTTCCAAAGGCAAAACCAATGAACAATTTCGAAATTAATGACGAAGTTTTAGAATTGCTTTCTGACTTGCTTCAAACCAAAAAATGTATTGTTTATGTTTTCGGAAATCCGTACGTTTTACCTATTATTCCGAATCTTTCAAAGGCTTCAGGATTAATTCAGGTGTATCAGGATTTTGAAGAATTTCAAAAAAATGCAGGAATTCAGTTTCTTGAAAATAAAGTTTGCAAAGGGAATCTACCCGTAAATATTGACCTTCAATAA
- a CDS encoding anhydro-N-acetylmuramic acid kinase, with product MNKNISALYEIAQKDTRKIIGLMSGTSLDGLDIALCAISGAGENNAVKILEFETINYTEDIKTEIRKVFAQKTIDFQHLALLNEWIGLLHAGMVNDCLEKWNIPAHEVDLIASHGQTVLHAPKFLHQQEKFPNATLQIGDGDHIAVKTGIITLSDFRQKHVAGGGEGAPLAVYGDYLLFSKKGENRIMLNMGGIANFTYLPASQNAGEVFVTDTGTANTLMDIFTKHFFPEKSYDKDAEIAQTGTVNQTLLTELKSDAFFQKSFPKTIGQELFNKAFVDSALVKTKFENISAPDLLATLTRLSAETIAEAILFVVKNTGTPIEDFTVYMSGGGASNPLLVKGLKELLSCPFQKSDDLGISGDAKEAVLFAVLANETVAGGDYNFGTKKGIPSVTMGKISLPD from the coding sequence ATGAATAAAAATATAAGCGCTCTTTATGAAATCGCTCAAAAAGATACCCGAAAAATAATAGGTTTAATGTCCGGAACTTCCCTTGACGGGCTTGACATTGCGCTTTGTGCTATTTCTGGCGCGGGCGAAAATAACGCTGTAAAAATTCTGGAGTTCGAAACCATCAATTATACCGAAGACATTAAAACCGAAATCCGTAAAGTGTTTGCCCAGAAAACGATCGATTTTCAGCATTTGGCTTTATTAAACGAATGGATCGGTCTTTTGCACGCCGGCATGGTCAACGATTGTCTCGAGAAATGGAATATTCCCGCGCACGAAGTCGACTTAATTGCCTCGCACGGCCAAACAGTTTTGCACGCACCGAAGTTTTTGCATCAGCAGGAAAAATTCCCCAATGCGACTTTGCAAATTGGCGACGGCGATCATATTGCTGTAAAAACCGGAATTATAACATTATCCGATTTCAGGCAAAAACATGTGGCTGGCGGTGGCGAAGGTGCGCCTTTGGCGGTTTATGGCGATTATTTATTGTTCAGCAAAAAAGGTGAAAACCGCATTATGCTCAACATGGGCGGCATCGCGAATTTCACTTATTTACCCGCATCCCAAAACGCCGGAGAAGTTTTTGTAACCGATACCGGAACCGCAAATACGTTAATGGACATTTTCACGAAACACTTTTTCCCTGAAAAAAGCTACGATAAAGATGCCGAAATTGCCCAAACCGGAACCGTAAATCAAACCCTTTTAACGGAATTAAAAAGCGATGCTTTCTTCCAGAAAAGCTTCCCAAAAACCATCGGTCAGGAATTATTCAATAAAGCTTTTGTCGATTCGGCTTTGGTAAAAACCAAATTCGAAAACATTTCGGCACCAGATTTGCTTGCCACTTTAACAAGACTAAGCGCGGAAACGATTGCAGAAGCGATTCTGTTTGTCGTAAAAAACACCGGAACGCCAATCGAGGATTTTACGGTTTATATGTCTGGCGGAGGCGCAAGCAATCCGTTATTGGTAAAAGGATTAAAGGAATTATTGTCGTGTCCGTTTCAAAAAAGTGACGATCTCGGCATTTCAGGCGATGCGAAAGAAGCGGTTTTATTTGCCGTTTTAGCCAACGAAACCGTTGCAGGCGGTGATTATAACTTTGGTACAAAAAAAGGAATTCCCTCCGTCACAATGGGAAAAATTTCTTTACCTGATTAA
- a CDS encoding glycoside hydrolase family 10 protein encodes MHKNQPLLFSIIFLLFLGWTSNSQEKLMHPKNEFRGVWIATVVNIDWPKTATDGVAKEKADYIETLEAYKKLNYNAVIVQVRSVGDAFYPSELAPWSRFLTGKEGQAPNPYYDALAWMIEEAHKRGFEFHAWLNPYRATFDLNKQQLSPTHDVFKHPEWMIEYAGKIYYDPALPEVQAHLTKVVKEVVDKYDIDAIHFDDYFYPYTVPGKTFNDNASYRKYGSGLSLADWRRANVSNFVHTISSTIKASKPWVQFGISPFGVWRNKSQDPKGSETQSTSNYDDLYADPVLWMDQKWIDYIMPQLYWSMYNPRASYSKLVKWWSENSNNTALYIGHASYKIRGDADKSWNFVSEIPTQIDYARSFKKVGGSAYFSAKWFTDKNFDIVRLLEENQYKYPALPAPVPNLKHVIIDTPVVNEFGKDSTKYMFNIKDPLNTKVRYMVVYGAEHISKININDATQIVDKVTVRENTGDILISVPAAKMNQYKACAVTFIDYFANESTPTIIDLKTTFKNVYPNQPNENR; translated from the coding sequence ATGCATAAAAATCAGCCACTACTATTCTCTATCATATTCTTACTTTTCTTAGGATGGACATCCAACTCGCAGGAAAAACTAATGCATCCTAAAAACGAATTTAGAGGTGTATGGATCGCCACCGTCGTAAATATCGACTGGCCCAAAACAGCGACTGACGGTGTTGCCAAAGAAAAAGCAGATTATATTGAAACTTTAGAAGCGTATAAAAAACTAAATTATAATGCGGTAATTGTTCAGGTTCGAAGTGTAGGCGATGCTTTTTATCCTTCAGAACTGGCACCCTGGTCGCGTTTTTTAACGGGTAAAGAAGGTCAGGCTCCAAACCCGTATTACGATGCATTGGCCTGGATGATCGAAGAAGCGCATAAAAGAGGTTTTGAATTTCACGCCTGGCTGAATCCGTACCGTGCGACTTTCGATTTAAACAAACAACAATTGAGTCCGACTCACGACGTATTCAAACATCCGGAATGGATGATCGAATACGCCGGAAAAATATATTACGATCCTGCGTTGCCTGAAGTTCAGGCACATTTGACGAAAGTCGTAAAAGAAGTCGTTGACAAGTACGATATCGACGCCATTCACTTTGATGATTATTTCTATCCTTATACCGTTCCCGGAAAAACATTTAACGACAACGCATCATACCGAAAATACGGATCAGGTTTAAGCCTTGCTGATTGGCGTCGCGCGAATGTGAGCAACTTTGTACACACGATTTCTTCGACTATAAAAGCAAGCAAACCGTGGGTGCAATTTGGAATCAGTCCGTTTGGGGTTTGGAGAAATAAATCACAGGATCCAAAAGGTTCTGAAACACAATCCACATCCAATTACGACGATTTATACGCAGATCCTGTTTTATGGATGGATCAAAAATGGATCGATTATATTATGCCTCAATTGTATTGGAGTATGTATAATCCAAGAGCTTCTTATTCTAAATTGGTAAAATGGTGGTCTGAAAATTCTAATAATACTGCCCTTTATATTGGTCATGCCTCCTACAAAATCAGAGGTGATGCTGATAAAAGCTGGAACTTTGTGAGTGAAATTCCAACCCAGATCGATTATGCAAGAAGCTTCAAAAAAGTGGGCGGAAGTGCCTATTTCAGTGCCAAATGGTTTACAGATAAAAACTTTGATATTGTACGCCTTTTAGAAGAAAATCAATATAAATATCCGGCGCTTCCGGCTCCTGTTCCGAATTTAAAACATGTTATTATTGACACTCCGGTTGTTAATGAATTTGGGAAAGACAGCACGAAATATATGTTCAATATTAAAGATCCGCTGAACACCAAAGTGCGTTATATGGTTGTTTACGGTGCTGAACATATTTCGAAAATCAACATTAATGACGCCACTCAAATCGTTGATAAAGTGACAGTACGCGAAAACACTGGGGATATTTTAATTTCTGTTCCAGCCGCAAAAATGAATCAGTATAAAGCTTGCGCTGTAACATTTATTGATTATTTTGCAAACGAAAGTACGCCTACTATTATTGACTTAAAAACGACATTTAAAAACGTTTACCCTAACCAACCAAATGAAAACAGATAA
- a CDS encoding type I restriction endonuclease has product MEADLRLKLEQLHQRVDSLKDQINTEEATKNAFVMPFIQILGFDIFNPTEVIPEFICDIGTKKGEKIDYVIKKDGEPILIIECKHWKENVDAHNSQLHRYYHVSKSRFGVLTNGHTYNFYADLEKPNIMDEKPFFTLDLANISDSSLKILENFTKSSYNLENILDSAEALKYIKAIRNEFEKELQNPSDEIVKLLVSKFFNKPLTASRLVAFKEYTKKAFSNSINESINFRLKNALNIGETIPSKENQKLSSVDEEIETPRFITTEEEIEGSQIIKAILRESIPANRIFFRDTQSYFGILLDDNNRKPLCRLHFNSANKYVELFHNGKDNGEKQSLQSLDEIYKFKKELLSTIKNYE; this is encoded by the coding sequence ATGGAAGCAGATTTAAGACTAAAACTTGAACAACTACACCAAAGAGTTGATTCACTAAAAGATCAAATTAACACCGAAGAAGCTACTAAAAATGCATTTGTAATGCCATTTATTCAAATTTTGGGATTTGATATTTTTAATCCTACAGAAGTAATTCCAGAATTTATATGTGACATTGGTACAAAAAAGGGCGAGAAAATAGATTATGTAATTAAGAAAGATGGTGAACCCATTTTAATTATTGAATGTAAACATTGGAAAGAAAATGTTGATGCACATAATTCACAACTTCATAGATATTATCATGTTTCAAAATCTCGTTTCGGAGTTTTAACTAATGGTCATACTTATAATTTTTATGCTGATTTAGAAAAACCAAACATAATGGATGAAAAGCCATTTTTTACATTAGACTTAGCAAATATTTCTGATTCCAGCTTAAAAATTCTTGAAAATTTTACCAAAAGCAGTTATAATTTAGAAAATATTTTAGACTCGGCAGAAGCGTTAAAATACATAAAAGCAATAAGAAATGAATTTGAAAAAGAATTACAAAATCCGTCTGATGAAATTGTGAAACTTCTGGTAAGCAAATTCTTCAATAAACCATTAACTGCATCAAGATTAGTCGCTTTTAAAGAATACACAAAGAAAGCTTTTTCTAACTCTATAAATGAATCAATAAATTTCAGGCTTAAAAACGCATTAAATATTGGTGAAACTATTCCATCAAAAGAAAATCAAAAATTATCTTCTGTAGATGAAGAAATTGAAACTCCAAGATTTATTACAACCGAAGAAGAAATAGAAGGTTCACAAATTATCAAAGCAATTTTAAGAGAATCAATTCCTGCTAATAGAATATTTTTTAGAGACACACAATCTTACTTTGGAATTCTATTAGACGATAATAACAGAAAACCATTATGTAGATTACATTTTAATTCTGCTAACAAATATGTAGAGTTATTTCATAATGGAAAAGATAATGGTGAAAAGCAATCTTTGCAAAGTCTTGATGAAATTTATAAATTCAAAAAAGAATTACTTTCTACTATAAAAAACTATGAATAA